From the genome of Opitutus sp. ER46:
TCAGTCTTTCAGACCTTCAGCCTTTTCTTCTCACAGCCCGACCAGGCTGCCGTTGCGCTTGATCCAGTGCTCGGCCTCGCGCCAGTCGGGACAGACTTCCTCCACGCGCGCCCAGAAGCGGTCGGAGTGATTCATCTCCCGCAGATGCATCAGCTCGTGGAAAATGATGTAGTCGCGCACGAAGTCCGGCGTCTGCACGAGCCGCCAGTTCAGCGAGATCGTGCCGTTCGCCGAGCAGGAGCCCCAGCGCGACCGCTGGTTCCGCACACTCACCTGCTTCACCTCGACCGTCGTCGCCGCCGCGAGCTCCCACGTGCGGGCCGGCAACTCGACCTGCGCCCGCCGCATGAAATGCGCCTCCAGCGTCGGCCGCAGGTCACCCTCGACCTGCGGCACGCGAAACACGTCCGCCGCCAGGCAGACCTGCGGCTTGTCCCCGACCGAGGCCACGCGGATCTCCGTCATCTCGCCGCGCCACAACACGTGCGTGCCGATGACCCACCGCTCGGCCGCCCGGGGCCGATGCCGTTGCCGCGCCCGCGCCCGCTCGAGCCACTCGCGGTGCTCCTCGACAAAGCGCCTCGCCTCGCGCTCCGAGCCGCGCGCCGGGATCGTCGCCACCGCCGTGCCGTCACGCCGCAAGGTCAGCCGGTAGTTGTTCGCCCGCAGGCTCCGCTCGAAGACGATGTCGGCCTCCCCCAGCCGCATCGCCGGTTCGGGCTCGCGGGTCGCAACCGGGGCCGGCATCGGCGCGGGAACTGGCGGCGCGACCGGAGCGGAGGCGGACACGGGCGCAGGCGGAGTCGGTCGCGGCGGAACCGGCGGTGCATGGTGCACGCCCGACTCCGGGACAAACAGGGCGAAAAAGTCTTGTTGCTGCGCTGAACTCACGTCCGGCCCGCAGTGAAACAATTCATCCGTCCGCGGCGAGCGTCTTGTAGAAAATCGCGTTCGCCCGCAGCGTCCCGTCCGGATCCAGCGCGTACCCGGGGATCCCGCCGGCATACCGATAGCCAAGCTGTTCGTAGAATCGCCGCGCGCCGCCCGGGCCTTCGCTCGTATCCAGGAACAGCAGGGTCAGCGAACGCGCCCGCGCGGTCGTCTCGGCTTGCGCCATCAGCTGGCTCCCCAATCCATGCCCCCGGTGCGCCGGGCTCACCAACAGCTTCTGAATCTCCGCACGGTGCCGGCCGTTGCGACGGGTCTCCGCCACCAGTTGCACTGTGCCGACAATCCGTCCCGCTTCGTCACGCGCCCCGAACAGGAGCCGATACTCCGCCGGCAGCTCCGCCTCGACGCGTTGCCAATACGCCTCCGCGTCCACGACGCCCAATGGCGCGATGAAGCCGATCGACGCGCCGCCCTCGACGCAGGCTTGGAGAAGCGCAACGAGGTCGCGTCGGTCGTTGTCGGAAAGCGGGCTTTGCAGCAGCGACGTGTTCACCGCCACTCCCGCAACACGTTCCATGCCAATTCGCCGCCGCCGCCTCGCCCCCCGCGCTCCGTCCCACTCTCCCCTTCACCTTCACTCTCACTTTCGGCCCCTCATTCCCTCATTCCCTCACTCCCTTACTCCCTCATTCCCTCGCATGCGCCACGCATGCCACAGCGTCGGCACTTCGCCGCGATGTTTCGGCAGGATCAGCGCGATCGCCACCTGCTCCAGGCTGGCGGCGATCTGCAGCACGACGACGCAGTGGAATGGCCCGTCGGACCACTCCGCCAGCAGCGGCACGAGGCTGATCGCCGTCGCCACGGCCAGGATCTTCGTCGCCCAGGTGTGGTAGCCGAGCGGTCGCCCGAAGCGCGCGAACCCGAACACCAGCACCGCAAAGAAGCCGCTCAGGCCCGCCAGCACCCACGGCAGTTCGCGCCGCATGATGTCCGGCCACAGCAGCGCGATGCCCGCGACTCCGGTCAGCAGCGTCACGTAGTCCGCCGCGCTATCGAGCTTGCGACCGAAATCCGAATACGCGTTGAGCCGGCGCGCGAGAAATCCGTCCAGCGCATCGGTCGCAAGCGACACGCCCAGCAGCGCCACGAACCACGGCCTCGACCCTGCCAGCGCCGACATCAGCACGCCTGGCATCAGCGCGATCCGCACGCCGCTCACCAGGTTGGGCAGGATCTTGGTCGTCAACATGGCTACAGGACGACGAGCTTCCAGGTGACGCCCCCGCCGGGCTCGAGCGTGAGCCAGGCAAAACTCGCGGGCGCGCCGCGGTTCGGCCGGGAAATGCAGCCCGGGTTCAGCCAGCGCACGCCCGCGGCATCCGTCTCATCGCGCGGCACGTGCGTGTGGCCGTGCAACACGAGTCGCGCGCCCGCCGGCGCCCGCCGCGGCGGAATGTGCGTGAGGTGACAGCGGACGCCCTCACGGACCAGATCGAGCGCTTCGGGCCAGCCGGGATGGTTGTCGCAGTTGCCGTGGACGACGGAAAGCGGGCGTCCCAATTGCTCGAATTCCACCAGCACGCTGGGGTCACACACGTCACCCAGATGCCAGATTTCATCGGCGGCGCGGAGCCGCTCCGGAAATCCCGGGGCATATTGGTCGTGCGTGTCGGAAATGACGGCGATGTGCATCGCTCCTCCTATTCCCGCCAAGGCTGTCCCGCCCGATATGCCTGCAGGCGCTTCTGGTTGAGCTGGGTCACCCCCGCGTCGCCGGCCTTCTGCGCGGACTCGAGGGCCTGCGCGCCGACGGCCACCGCCTCCTCAAACCTCCCGTTCGCCGCCAACGCCGCCGCGCGGGCATTCAGGAAAACCAGTTCGCCGCGAAATTCCGCGAGGCGATCGGTCAGCGCCAGGGCCGCCGCCGGATCCCGCACCGCGTCCTGCCGGCTCGTGGCCAGCAGCCAGGCCAGATTGTTCATCGTGGCCGCGTCCTGCCGGACCTCCAGGGCCGCCCGGAAGAGCTGCGCCGCGATCTCGTGCGCCCCCGCCTGGTAGAAGCGCGCCGCCAGGCCGGTGCACAGCGTGAAGCGCCGGCCCGGTTCCGCCGTCGCATACGCCCGCTCCGCGGCCGCCTTCGCCACCACCGCCTCGCCGCGCTGCAGGGCGCGATTCGTCTTCGCCACCCAGAGCTCGGACGAGCCCTGCTGGCGCGCGAGCGCGGCGTCCAGCTTGGCGTCGCCAGCCGCGACCCGATCCGCCGCAAAGTCGGCCAGCGCGTCCTCGTAAAGCTTCTCGGCTTCGGTGACCGGGCTGAAGCGTGTCTGGAACAGCAGCACCCGCTGTGGCTGGTACGGCAGGTTGGGCGGCATCTGGTACGGAATCTCCTCCAGCCAGTACGGCACCTGCAGGTCGATCAGCAGCTTGCGGCCGAACGATTGCGCCAGGCTCGACGTCGCCGGATCGGGGGCCAGCAACTCGTAATACTCCGCCAGGAAATTCTCATCCATGATCATCGCCACGTGGGTGATGCCGCGTTCGCGCATCCGCCGGCGCGCCTCCAGCTCGGTCTGCGCCGAGAAGATCTCCGCCGCGGCCTTGGTGCCGTCCAGGTTTTCCCAATACAGCGTGCCGATCGTCTGGAACCGCCCGTAGTAGCCGATCGCCACGGAGGCGTTCGGGCTGCCCAGCACCGTCAGTTGCCCCGTCGGCTGCGTCGCCCGCAGGACCGCCGCGATGTCGCGGTACAACGGCTGCAGGGCATCGATCTTGTCCACGACCCGATGCTCGTTCGCGTGCCGGATCTGCGTGATGCGCCCGATCGACGTCGGCAGCGTGAGCCCGCCGATCGCGGCCGCGAGGACGGCCCAACGCAGCCAGCGCCAGCGCGCCCCCGCCAGGCTCGCGACGCCGATGATCACCATGCCCATCAGCGGGCCGCTCGCGCTGGCGCCCCAGCGCAGTTGCGCCAGCGCCATCAGGCTGAACGCCCCGGTGGCGAGCGCGCTGAACACGATCACGATCCGGTCGGCCCCGCGGCAACGCCACCAAGCCACCACCGCCGCCAGCAGCGCCACGCCCATCCAGATGAAATCAATGATGTAGCGTCCGAGGCCGAAGAACTGGATCGCCTTCCCGATCGGGAGCCCCTCGGCGACGAACTTCGACAACCGCGAAATGAACGGATCGAACACCACGAAGGTCCTGGCGCCGCCCACCAGCACGATCGTCGGCGCCACTGCGACCGCCACGAGGGCCGCGATCAGCCAGCGCGATCCGCCGCGCTGCGCCGCCGGCAACCCCGCCCGCCACGCCGCGAACTGCGCGATGATCTCGCTCCCACCCCACCACGCGAGCGCGTACGCGGGATGATTGACCTCCAGCCGCCAACCCAGGTGGAACGGCGCGTACTCCAACAGGTAAAAGCCCAGGCTCATCGCGCCGCCCACGCGGCCCCAGAGCCGCCAGATGCCGGGATCGCACTGCACACCCGCCGACGGCCGGCCAAACAACGCCATCGCGGCGACGCCGGCAAAACCGACGATCGCGATGGCTGGGGTCAGCGTCGCCGCGCTGAACCACAGGCCCACGCCACCGCACACCGCCGAAAACACCGCCGCGCGCCGGGCGTCGGCCGCCGAGCGGGGCAGAAATTGCGCCGCCTCGTCCGTCGCCCGCCAGAACCCAACGCCCATGAACATCGCGCCCAGCACCAGCCCGAGCACCGCCGCCGCCAGGATGCCGTGGTGATCCACGTACAGCGGACCGAACCCGCCGTAGAAACCGTTGGCCCCGATCATCGCGAACGCCAGGAACACGCCCGCGCCCGCGCCCGCGCGACGCGCCACCCAGGCCGAGAAACCCACCACACACGCCATGAACAGCGGGAGATTGAACCAGGAGAGCGCATCCTCGATCGACAACGCCACGGGCTTGCCCGTCACCCAGCTCGCCACGCGGCCCTCGCCCGCCAGCGCCCAGGTGATCGCGGAACTCCAGTGCACCTCCCGCCCCTGGGGCGCGTTGTCCGCATGGGTGAAGCGGATGCGCGGCCCCTCGCCTTCCGTCACCGCCAGCGCATGCCGCACCCACATCTGCGTGTCCGCATACATCGTGGGCACCACCCGCTGCAGCGGCGTCGTCGGCGCGCCGGGACCGCGCGTCCCCGTGCGGTCCAGCATCTCCCGATGGGCGTCAAAGTACGCGCTGTGCAGCCAGGCCATCGTCCCGACCGCCAGCCAGGCCGCGATCATCAACAGCCAACGCACCTTCGGGGTCTCTTTCGTCACTTGCATTCGTCGACTAGTTGCCTTGAAGCCCGCCCCGTGCCCAGCCGAAAGCTGCCGGCGTCGCGCGACGCTGCCCCGACCCCACCGGCACGACCG
Proteins encoded in this window:
- a CDS encoding CDP-alcohol phosphatidyltransferase family protein is translated as MLTTKILPNLVSGVRIALMPGVLMSALAGSRPWFVALLGVSLATDALDGFLARRLNAYSDFGRKLDSAADYVTLLTGVAGIALLWPDIMRRELPWVLAGLSGFFAVLVFGFARFGRPLGYHTWATKILAVATAISLVPLLAEWSDGPFHCVVVLQIAASLEQVAIALILPKHRGEVPTLWHAWRMRGNEGVRE
- a CDS encoding GNAT family N-acetyltransferase — translated: MERVAGVAVNTSLLQSPLSDNDRRDLVALLQACVEGGASIGFIAPLGVVDAEAYWQRVEAELPAEYRLLFGARDEAGRIVGTVQLVAETRRNGRHRAEIQKLLVSPAHRGHGLGSQLMAQAETTARARSLTLLFLDTSEGPGGARRFYEQLGYRYAGGIPGYALDPDGTLRANAIFYKTLAADG
- a CDS encoding SprT family zinc-dependent metalloprotease, which translates into the protein MSASAPVAPPVPAPMPAPVATREPEPAMRLGEADIVFERSLRANNYRLTLRRDGTAVATIPARGSEREARRFVEEHREWLERARARQRHRPRAAERWVIGTHVLWRGEMTEIRVASVGDKPQVCLAADVFRVPQVEGDLRPTLEAHFMRRAQVELPARTWELAAATTVEVKQVSVRNQRSRWGSCSANGTISLNWRLVQTPDFVRDYIIFHELMHLREMNHSDRFWARVEEVCPDWREAEHWIKRNGSLVGL
- a CDS encoding metallophosphoesterase family protein, giving the protein MHIAVISDTHDQYAPGFPERLRAADEIWHLGDVCDPSVLVEFEQLGRPLSVVHGNCDNHPGWPEALDLVREGVRCHLTHIPPRRAPAGARLVLHGHTHVPRDETDAAGVRWLNPGCISRPNRGAPASFAWLTLEPGGGVTWKLVVL